In Prunus dulcis chromosome 1, ALMONDv2, whole genome shotgun sequence, the following are encoded in one genomic region:
- the LOC117615636 gene encoding protein phosphatase 2C 70 isoform X2, producing the protein MTMTMLEGIVGVLLLMLLLILILIFVACKPWRFFFSSRSRTIKVGELERPLVSDDADQVRNQGNEFRRGYDLEGACFQNEGNFRSPRTQGLIYKPRLPTTAPNSTQGDLILDVISDAPEDILVGQTLKRPLVTQQLVEDQKFDRQILEHDRLQEFVPNDILYQRTCLNLEVISGPSQGLRCSVQSTNSARLPLTLGRVPPSDLLLKDSEVSGKHALINWNSNKMKWELVDMGSLNGTLLNSQPINNPDSGSRHWGKPMELASGDVITLGTTSKVFVHISSETESQIPFGLGVASDPMALRRGGKKLPMEDVCYYQWPLPGIDQFGLFGICDGHGGAEAARSASKLLPEIVANILSDSLKRERVLSLCDASDVLKDAFFQTEAGMNHHYEGCTATLLLVWTDGKDNFFAQCANLGDSACVMNVDGKLIKMTEDHRISSYGERLRIQETGQPLKEGETRLCGLNLARMLGDKFLKQQDSRFSSEPYISQVVQIDQASRAFALMASDGLWDVISVKKAIQLVLQTRERYSMDGENLAEKTANVLLSEARTVRTKDNTSIIFLDFDTSRISCKAES; encoded by the exons ATGACGATGACGATGCTAGAGGGCATTGTCGGTGTTCTTCTCCTTATGCTTCTTCTGatcctcatcctcatcttCGTCGCCTGTAAACCATGGcgtttcttcttctcttctcgtTCTCGCACTATCAAG GTTGGTGAGCTTGAGAGACCCCTTGTTTCGGATGATGCGGATCAGGTCCGGAACCAGGGTAATGAATTTCGAAGAGGTTATGATCTAGAGGGAGCATGTTTCCAAAATGAAGGGAATTTTCGCTCACCCCGAACACAAGGACTTATTTATAAACCGAGGCTTCCCACCACAGCTCCCAATTCGACTCAAG GTGACTTGATCCTAGATGTGATTTCTGATGCTCCGGAAGATATTTTAGTTGGTCAGACACTCAAGCGTCCATTGGTGACACAGCAGTTAGTAGAAGATCAGAAGTTTGATAGACAGATTTTAGAACATGATAGACTTCAAGAGTTTGTGCCCAATGATATTCTATATCAAA GAACCTGCCTCAACCTGGAGGTCATTTCTGGTCCTTCCCAGGGACTTCGTTGCTCTGTACAGTCAACAAATTCTGCTAGGCTTCCTCTGACCCTTGGAAGGGTTCCTCCAAGTGATTTACTATTGAAGGATTCGGAGGTGTCAGGAAAGCATGCATTGATAAACTGGAATTCGAAT AAAATGAAGTGGGAGCTTGTAGACATGGGCAGCCTTAATGGAACACTTCTAAACTCTCAGCCAATCAATAATCCTGATTCTGGAAGTAGACATTGGGGTAAGCCAATGGAGCTAGCAAGTGGAGACGTAATAACTCTTGGAACGACCTCAAAAGTATTT GTTCATATTTCATCTGAAACTGAGAGTCAGATCCCCTTTGGGCTTGGTGTGGCTTCAGATCCCATGGCTCTGCGTCGCGGAGGGAAGAAGCTTCCGATGGAAGATGTGTGCTACTATCAATGGCCTCTTCCTGGGATTGATCAG TTTGGACTATTTGGTATCTGTGATGGACATGGTGGAGCAGAGGCTGCCAGATCTGCTAGCAA GCTTCTTCCTGAGATTGTTGCTAACATTTTATCGGATTCACTAAAAAGGGAGAGGGTTTTATCACTATGTGATGCTTCAGATGTTCTTAAGGATGCTTTTTTTCAGACCGAAGCAGGCATGAATCACCATTATGAG GGTTGTACTGCTACTCTGCTTCTGGTTTGGACTGATGGTAAAGACAATTTCTTTGCACAATGTGCAAACCTTGGGGATTCAGCTTGTGTTATGAA CGTTGATGGGAAGCTGATTAAGATGACGGAGGACCATAGAATTTCTAGTTATGGTGAAAGACTCCGAATCCAGGAAACAGGACAGCCATTGAAAGAGGGGGAAACACGTCTATGTG GTTTGAACCTTGCTCGGATGCTTGGAGACAAATTTCTCAAACAGCAGGATTCGCGCTTCAGTTCAGAACCATATATTAGCCAAGTGGTACAAATTGATCAAGCGAGCAGGGCCTTTGCGCTAATGGCCAG CGACGGCTTATGGGACGTAATTAGCGTGAAGAAGGCCATTCAGCTAGTTCTTCAg ACGAGAGAGAGATACTCGATGGATGGGGAGAATTTGGCGGAGAAGACTGCTAATGTTTTGTTGAGTGAGGCTAGAACAGTGCGAACAAAGGATAATACCTCTATAATTTTCTTAGATTTTGATACTTCTAGAATCTCATGTAAAGCTGAATCTTGA
- the LOC117615636 gene encoding protein phosphatase 2C 70 isoform X1 has translation MTMTMLEGIVGVLLLMLLLILILIFVACKPWRFFFSSRSRTIKVGELERPLVSDDADQVRNQGNEFRRGYDLEGACFQNEGNFRSPRTQGLIYKPRLPTTAPNSTQGDLILDVISDAPEDILVGQTLKRPLVTQQLVEDQKFDRQILEHDRLQEFVPNDILYQISFRSAGTCLNLEVISGPSQGLRCSVQSTNSARLPLTLGRVPPSDLLLKDSEVSGKHALINWNSNKMKWELVDMGSLNGTLLNSQPINNPDSGSRHWGKPMELASGDVITLGTTSKVFVHISSETESQIPFGLGVASDPMALRRGGKKLPMEDVCYYQWPLPGIDQFGLFGICDGHGGAEAARSASKLLPEIVANILSDSLKRERVLSLCDASDVLKDAFFQTEAGMNHHYEGCTATLLLVWTDGKDNFFAQCANLGDSACVMNVDGKLIKMTEDHRISSYGERLRIQETGQPLKEGETRLCGLNLARMLGDKFLKQQDSRFSSEPYISQVVQIDQASRAFALMASDGLWDVISVKKAIQLVLQTRERYSMDGENLAEKTANVLLSEARTVRTKDNTSIIFLDFDTSRISCKAES, from the exons ATGACGATGACGATGCTAGAGGGCATTGTCGGTGTTCTTCTCCTTATGCTTCTTCTGatcctcatcctcatcttCGTCGCCTGTAAACCATGGcgtttcttcttctcttctcgtTCTCGCACTATCAAG GTTGGTGAGCTTGAGAGACCCCTTGTTTCGGATGATGCGGATCAGGTCCGGAACCAGGGTAATGAATTTCGAAGAGGTTATGATCTAGAGGGAGCATGTTTCCAAAATGAAGGGAATTTTCGCTCACCCCGAACACAAGGACTTATTTATAAACCGAGGCTTCCCACCACAGCTCCCAATTCGACTCAAG GTGACTTGATCCTAGATGTGATTTCTGATGCTCCGGAAGATATTTTAGTTGGTCAGACACTCAAGCGTCCATTGGTGACACAGCAGTTAGTAGAAGATCAGAAGTTTGATAGACAGATTTTAGAACATGATAGACTTCAAGAGTTTGTGCCCAATGATATTCTATATCAAA TCTCCTTTAGAAGTGCAGGAACCTGCCTCAACCTGGAGGTCATTTCTGGTCCTTCCCAGGGACTTCGTTGCTCTGTACAGTCAACAAATTCTGCTAGGCTTCCTCTGACCCTTGGAAGGGTTCCTCCAAGTGATTTACTATTGAAGGATTCGGAGGTGTCAGGAAAGCATGCATTGATAAACTGGAATTCGAAT AAAATGAAGTGGGAGCTTGTAGACATGGGCAGCCTTAATGGAACACTTCTAAACTCTCAGCCAATCAATAATCCTGATTCTGGAAGTAGACATTGGGGTAAGCCAATGGAGCTAGCAAGTGGAGACGTAATAACTCTTGGAACGACCTCAAAAGTATTT GTTCATATTTCATCTGAAACTGAGAGTCAGATCCCCTTTGGGCTTGGTGTGGCTTCAGATCCCATGGCTCTGCGTCGCGGAGGGAAGAAGCTTCCGATGGAAGATGTGTGCTACTATCAATGGCCTCTTCCTGGGATTGATCAG TTTGGACTATTTGGTATCTGTGATGGACATGGTGGAGCAGAGGCTGCCAGATCTGCTAGCAA GCTTCTTCCTGAGATTGTTGCTAACATTTTATCGGATTCACTAAAAAGGGAGAGGGTTTTATCACTATGTGATGCTTCAGATGTTCTTAAGGATGCTTTTTTTCAGACCGAAGCAGGCATGAATCACCATTATGAG GGTTGTACTGCTACTCTGCTTCTGGTTTGGACTGATGGTAAAGACAATTTCTTTGCACAATGTGCAAACCTTGGGGATTCAGCTTGTGTTATGAA CGTTGATGGGAAGCTGATTAAGATGACGGAGGACCATAGAATTTCTAGTTATGGTGAAAGACTCCGAATCCAGGAAACAGGACAGCCATTGAAAGAGGGGGAAACACGTCTATGTG GTTTGAACCTTGCTCGGATGCTTGGAGACAAATTTCTCAAACAGCAGGATTCGCGCTTCAGTTCAGAACCATATATTAGCCAAGTGGTACAAATTGATCAAGCGAGCAGGGCCTTTGCGCTAATGGCCAG CGACGGCTTATGGGACGTAATTAGCGTGAAGAAGGCCATTCAGCTAGTTCTTCAg ACGAGAGAGAGATACTCGATGGATGGGGAGAATTTGGCGGAGAAGACTGCTAATGTTTTGTTGAGTGAGGCTAGAACAGTGCGAACAAAGGATAATACCTCTATAATTTTCTTAGATTTTGATACTTCTAGAATCTCATGTAAAGCTGAATCTTGA